One genomic region from Panthera tigris isolate Pti1 chromosome D1, P.tigris_Pti1_mat1.1, whole genome shotgun sequence encodes:
- the LRRN4CL gene encoding LRRN4 C-terminal-like protein, with amino-acid sequence MLGSPCLLWLLAVTFSLVPRTQSLAPQDLKEEDKDETPRPRPPLRAVPCDYDHCRHLQVPCKELQRAGPRACLCPGLSSPTQPPDPPRLGEVHVVADDASAVVHWCAPFSPVHQYWLLLWEGNGAPQKGPPLNSTVRRAELKGLKSGGAYVVCVVAANGAGESSVPQAGGEGLEEVGGPPFGPCRRLAVPPRPLTLVHVAIGVGTVLALLSCSALVWHFCLRERWGCPRRRVASRPSAGL; translated from the coding sequence atgctgggctctccCTGTCTTCTGTGGCTCCTGGCTGTCACCTTCTCCTTGGTTCCCAGAACGCAGTCCTTGGCCCCTCAAGACCTTAAGGAAGAGGACAAAGATGAGACACCCCGGCCACGGCCTCCTTTGCGGGCCGTCCCCTGTGACTATGACCATTGCCGTCACCTGCAGGTGCCGTGCAAGGAGCTGCAGAGGGCTGGACCCAGGGCCTGCCTGTGCCCTGGGCTCTCCAGCCCCACGCAGCCGCCCGACCCTCCGCGCCTGGGAGAGGTGCACGTGGTGGCCGACGATGCCAGCGCAGTGGTGCACTGGTGCGCCCCCTTCTCTCCGGTCCACCAATACTGGCTGCTGCTATGGGAGGGCAACGGGGCTCCCCAGAAGGGTCCCCCCCTCAACTCTACTGTCCGCAGAGCAGAACTGAAGGGCCTGAAGTCCGGGGGCGCTTACGTCGTTTGCGTGGTGGCTGCAAATGGGGCTGGAGAAAGCAGCGTGCcgcaggcaggtggggagggccTCGAGGAGGTGGGTGGCCCTCCCTTCGGGCCCTGCAGGAGGCTGGCCGTGCCCCCCAGACCGCTTACCCTGGTCCACGTGGCTATCGGGGTGGGCACAGTGCTGGCCCTGCTGAGCTGCTCTGCTCTGGTCTGGCATTTCTGCCTGCGAGAGCGCTGGGGCTGCCCCCGCCGCCGGGTGGCCTCCCGACCCTCAGCAGGGCTCTGA